In the Bacteroidota bacterium genome, ATACGTCGATAAGCAAGATGAAGATCTAATTTCTGATGCTGATAAGATAGAGTATTTAAGAATGCTGCGCGCGCAACTTTCAGATTATGAACAAGTGCTCTTATACTACAATGCCATTTCTCACTTTGGTGAAGGTTGGCTCGAAAACAACTACTTTACAAAGTATAAAATGATTCACAACATTCCGCTACCATTAGCATCATTTGGTATTAAACCACCCGAAAAATTTAAAGTAGAAATCGCAAAAGACCCCTCCATATTTGAATGGCTTGAAAATAAAAATGCTTGATTAAACTAGAGCGCACACTGCTACCCAAAAGGCAAAAACGTGTTATTTAAAAAGCTCCGAAAGAAAAACATTCGCTCGCATCTTGCGAGTGTCAGCTATTAAAAAGCCTCTGCTTCCCAAAAAATCATTCGCTCGCATCCTGCGAGTGTCAGCTATTAAAAAGCCTCTGGCTTCCCAAAAAATCATTCGCTCGCATCCTGCGAGTGTCAGCTATTAAAAAGCCTCTGGCTTCCCAAAAAATCATTCGCTCGCATCCTGCGAGTGTCAGCTATTAAAAAGCCTCTGCTGCCCAAAAAATCATTCGCTCGCATCCTGCGAGTGTTAGCTATTAAAAAGCCTCTGGCTTACAAAAAACCAAGGACTTGGTGTAGTTTGCAACTACGCCTTTTTATATTCCATCAACGCTCACACATTTTCCAAACTCAATTCACCAAAAATGTACAATTACAAAAACCCAATACACCCTTCACATCCGCAATTACATCTCAATTTTCCATCATGATGTGTTTCCCCATAATCAGCAGTAAGCTCTTCGTATTTTTTTATTTCACGTAAGGTGTAAAATTCCACATGAGTGGTAATTATTCTTACGTAAGTATTGGGTTTACAAGAGTGATTTATGTACTTTAATTTATCTTCATAATTGGTGGCATCCAAAGCAATATCCTCGTTTAACTCAACAATTGCAATTCTCTTGAGCTGCTTTGCCAATTTACGTGCCTTAGCGGTAGATATTATTTCACCTGTTAATTCACCTATTTTTCTGCGGGCAGGAAGCTTTGAATAAGCAAATAATCCCTTGCCATCAATTGTGCTTTTTTGTATTCTTAAATCAAATTCCGGGAGCGTCATTTTTAGTTTATTTTTATTTTCATAACGTTGTACAATAGTAAGTATTTG is a window encoding:
- a CDS encoding SET domain-containing protein-lysine N-methyltransferase, giving the protein MTLPEFDLRIQKSTIDGKGLFAYSKLPARRKIGELTGEIISTAKARKLAKQLKRIAIVELNEDIALDATNYEDKLKYINHSCKPNTYVRIITTHVEFYTLREIKKYEELTADYGETHHDGKLRCNCGCEGCIGFL